A single Syngnathoides biaculeatus isolate LvHL_M chromosome 18, ASM1980259v1, whole genome shotgun sequence DNA region contains:
- the pigw gene encoding phosphatidylinositol-glycan biosynthesis class W protein — MSQKDLKEAFVSNLNGTSLQEVAVGSFLTPLCILKRALILILYHHVMGSLPLPFPWIAHPLLDFFVLVVPLILSCTVLSNHLLLVVLTFTFFLFCGLCYIYLSSRQTSLSTFLNRTIYFKQVPFVTIFRVMVNVQTAISILAVDFRVFPRRYAKTETYGTGVMDFGVGAFIFANGLVCPEARGKNVYGSKMKHITKQLLSVWPLVVLGAARLAFVKMSEYQEHVSEYGAHWNFFFTLAFVRVLTSIILVVVPARHSWILALAISGAYQFALETTTLKAFILHNNYREKDLLHANKEGIFSIAGYVAIYMAGVQVGCYVMQPRSHVRDWLKTVFNLLIVTLTLFAALCMCQNFVEPVSRRVANLPFCFWSVAQSLFFLSCIGLVDLIVLFSKTTSGCHFIPSSWNSYSGLRKKKDEMEGLCLVQAINKNQLLYFLLSNVLTGLTNALVDTLNCSDIFSVCILLSYMFTNCTIIYVLLLCGITIKFW; from the coding sequence ATGTCTCAGAAGGACCTGAAAGAAGCATTTGTCAGTAATCTCAATGGGACGAGTCTTCAGGAAGTGGCAGTGGGTTCATTTCTCACCCCACTATGCATCCTCAAGCGAGCGCTCATTTTGATCCTCTACCATCATGTTATGGGGAGTCTCCCTTTGCCGTTTCCATGGATTGCTCACCCGCTTCTTGATTTCTTTGTGCTGGTCGTTCCCCTCATCCTGTCATGCACTGTCCTGAGCAACCACCTTCTCCTTGTGGTTTTgactttcaccttttttttgttttgtgggctTTGTTACATCTACCTGAGTAGCCGGCAAACTTCTCTCAGCACCTTCCTCAACAGGACTATTTATTTCAAACAGGTTCCCTTTGTGACCATCTTTAGAGTGATGGTGAATGTACAAACAGCGATCAGTATTCTGGCTGTAGACTTTCGAGTCTTTCCAAGGCGATATGCTAAAACAGAAACTTATGGAACAGGCGTGATGGACTTTGGTGTTGGAGCGTTCATCTTTGCAAATGGTCTTGTGTGCCCAGAAGCACGTGGGAAGAATGTTTACGGTTCCAAAATGAAACACATCACCAAACAGCTCCTGTCTGTCTGGCCTCTGGTTGTTCTCGGTGCAGCGCGACTTGCCTTTGTCAAAATGAGTGAGTACCAAGAACATGTGAGCGAATATGGTGCCCATTGGAATTTTTTCTTCACGTTGGCCTTCGTGAGGGTtctgacatccataattttggtTGTTGTACCGGCAAGACACTCATGGATCTTGGCTCTTGCCATAAGTGGTGCTTATCAGTTTGCTCTGGAGACAACGACCCTCAAGGCTTTCATCTTGCACAATAATTACAGAGAGAAAGACTTGCTGCATGCTAACAAAGAGGGCATTTTCTCCATAGCAGGCTATGTTGCCATCTACATGGCTGGAGTTCAGGTAGGATGTTACGTGATGCAGCCAAGATCACATGTCAGGGACTGGCTGAAAACAGTTTTTAACCTCCTAATTGTAACTCTCACACTGTTTGCTGCTTTGTGCATGTGCCAAAACTTTGTGGAGCCGGTGTCTCGTCGTGTAGCTAATCTACCTTTCTGCTTCTGGAGTGTTGCGCAGTCTCTCTTTTTCCTTTCATGTATCGGTTTAGTTGATTTGATTGTACTCTTTTCCAAAACAACATCAGGCTGTCACTTTATACCATCATCGTGGAATTCATATTCAGGCCTCCgcaaaaagaaagatgagatgGAGGGATTGTGCCTCGTTCAAGCCATCAATAAGAATCAATTGTTATATTTTCTGCTCTCAAATGTCTTGACAGGTTTGACTAACGCTTTAGTCGACACACTTAATTGCAGTGATATATTTTCTGTGTGCATCCTGCTGTCTTACATGTTCACAAACTGCACCATTATATATGTTTTGCTCCTCTGTGGAATTACAATAAAATtttggtaa